ATGTTAAGTAGTAATTCTATTATAAAAAAACCTGGACGTGTATTATTATCTGTTCGTGATGAAGATAAAACACGTGTTATCAATTTAGCTATTGAATTATTAAATCAAGGTTTTAAATTAGATGCAACTAAAGGTACGTCATTAGCTTTAAAAAAAGCAGGAATTTTTTCAAGATTGGTAAATAAAGTAAATGAAGGCAATCCACATATTCAAGATATGATTCAAAATGGTGAATATAATTATATTGTTAATACAACTTCTGATAAACAAGCAATTAAAGATTCAAAATTAATACGTTATAATGCATTAAAATATAACGTTTATTATGATACTACTTTAAATGGTAGTTTTGCTACAATAATATCATTAAATATAAACCCAATTAAAAATATAATTTCATTACAAGAAATGCATGCATTGATTAGATAATATACTACAAAATATTAATATTTATATTTTATATAAAAATTACGCATATTTTATATAAAAAATTTTAATTAAGTTAAAAAATAATTTAAAAAATATTTTATTTATACTTGAAATATTAAAATAAATTCTTATATATATTATATATAATAAAATGATATATTATATAATAAATAAAATCGAGAGGTATTTATGGATAAAATTAAACCTTTTTCTTTTTTTCCTTTAATTTCTGATAATGTTTTATCAAATAGATTTGATCAAATAGATCGTTTGTTTAGTCAATTAACAGGAACAAAACCAATTTCAAGACCATTACAAACATATAATCTTAAACAAATTAATGAAAGTCATTATGAATTAACAGTTAGTGTACCAGGATATAAAGAAAATGAATTAGATATTTCATTAAAAAGTGGACTTTTATCAATAAAAGGTGAAAAAAAAGAAAAAAAACAAGATAATGAAAAATGGATACATCGTGAAATATTACAAGGACAATTTTCATTAAAATTTGATTTAGGAAAAAACGTAAAAATAGAAAAAGCTAATTTATCAAACGGGCTTTTAACAATTACTATAGAATATGAATTACCAGAAGAGGAAAAAATACAAATAATATCTATAGAAGAAAAAGATAAATAAAAAAATAAAAAATAAATAATTTATTATAATTTTTACATAAAGATAAAAATTAAAAACATTTATTAAATATTAATATTTTAGTATAGTATTCTTATTATAATTAAATCATTTAGAATTTAAAATTAATATAATTCTTTAAAATTAAGAATACTATTTTTTTATAAAAAATAAAAATAATTATATAAAAATAAAAAAAATAATAACACCCCACTTGAAAACTGTTTGTATAACCCCCAAATGTTATCAAACATGATACTAATTTTTCTTATAGTATCAGTTCTTTTTAAGTAAAAACTTTGTTTATTTAGAGGAATTGTTAATGAAAATTCGCCCATTGTATGATCGTGTTATTGTAAAACGTAAAGAAGTTGAATCTAAATCAGCTGGTGGAATTGTATTAACTGGAACAGCAGCAGGGAAATCAAATCATGGCGAAGTACTTGCTGTAGGTAATGGACGTGTTCTCGAAAATGGTGAGATTAAAATACCAGATGTAAAAGTTGGCGATATCGTAATTTTTAACGATGGTTATGGTGTAAAAGTCGAAAAAATTAATAACGAAGAAGTATTAATAATGTCAGAAAGTGAAATTTTAGCGATTGTTGAAGCATAATTTCTTAATAAAATAAAAGTTAAAAGGAATAGATAATGGCAGCTAAAGACGTTAAATTTGGTAGTGATGCACGTACGAAGATGCTTCGTGGTGTTAACATTCTTGCTGATGCAGTAAAAGTAACTTTAGGACCTAAAGGACGTAATGTAATTCTTGATAAATCTTTTGGTTCGCCTGTTATAACTAAAGATGGAGTATCTGTAGCACGTGAAATAGAATTAGATGATAAATTTGAAAACATGGGTGCACAGATGGTAAAAGAAGTAGCTTCTAAAGCAAATGATTCATCCGGTGACGGGACAACAACAGCTACTGTTTTAGCACAATCAATTGTTGCTGAAGGACTAAAAGCAGTTGCTGCTGGAATGGATCCTATGGATTTAAAACGTGGTATAGATAAAGCTGTATTAGCAGCTGTTGAAGGATTAAAAGAACTATCTGTTCCTTGTTCAGATAGTAAATCAATTGCTCAAGTTGGTACTATATCTGCAAATTCTGATGAAACTGTAGGTAAATTAATTGCAGAAGCTATGAAAAAAGTAGGAAAAGAAGGAGTAATTACTGTAGAAGAAGGTACAGGATTAGATGATGAACTTGATGTAGTAGAAGGAATGCAATTTGATCGTGGATATTTATCACCTTATTTTATTAATAAAGCAGAGACTGGTTCTGTTGAATTAGAAAACCCATTTATTTTATTAGTTGATAAGAAAATTTCTAATATTCGCGAATTATTACCTATATTAGAAAATGTTGCAAAAGTAAGTAAATCTCTTCTTATTATAGCTGAAGATGTTGAAGGAGAAGCATTAGCAACATTAGTTGTTAATACTATTCGCGGGATAGTAAAAGTAGCAGCTGTAAAAGCACCAGGATTTGGTGATCGTCGTAAAGCAATGTTACAAGATATAGCTACATTAACTAACGGAACAGTTATTTCAGAAGAAATTGGGATGGAATTAGAAAAAGCAACATTAGAAGATTTAGGCCAAGCAAAAAAAATTGTTATAAATAAAGATACTACAACTATTATAGATGGATTAGGTAAAGAAACTGCTATTGCAGGACGTATTATTCAAATTCGTCAACAAATAGAAGAATCAACTTCAGATTATGATC
This Candidatus Providencia siddallii DNA region includes the following protein-coding sequences:
- a CDS encoding Hsp20 family protein, which produces MDKIKPFSFFPLISDNVLSNRFDQIDRLFSQLTGTKPISRPLQTYNLKQINESHYELTVSVPGYKENELDISLKSGLLSIKGEKKEKKQDNEKWIHREILQGQFSLKFDLGKNVKIEKANLSNGLLTITIEYELPEEEKIQIISIEEKDK
- a CDS encoding co-chaperone GroES; this encodes MKIRPLYDRVIVKRKEVESKSAGGIVLTGTAAGKSNHGEVLAVGNGRVLENGEIKIPDVKVGDIVIFNDGYGVKVEKINNEEVLIMSESEILAIVEA
- the groL gene encoding chaperonin GroEL (60 kDa chaperone family; promotes refolding of misfolded polypeptides especially under stressful conditions; forms two stacked rings of heptamers to form a barrel-shaped 14mer; ends can be capped by GroES; misfolded proteins enter the barrel where they are refolded when GroES binds), with amino-acid sequence MAAKDVKFGSDARTKMLRGVNILADAVKVTLGPKGRNVILDKSFGSPVITKDGVSVAREIELDDKFENMGAQMVKEVASKANDSSGDGTTTATVLAQSIVAEGLKAVAAGMDPMDLKRGIDKAVLAAVEGLKELSVPCSDSKSIAQVGTISANSDETVGKLIAEAMKKVGKEGVITVEEGTGLDDELDVVEGMQFDRGYLSPYFINKAETGSVELENPFILLVDKKISNIRELLPILENVAKVSKSLLIIAEDVEGEALATLVVNTIRGIVKVAAVKAPGFGDRRKAMLQDIATLTNGTVISEEIGMELEKATLEDLGQAKKIVINKDTTTIIDGLGKETAIAGRIIQIRQQIEESTSDYDREKLQERVAKLAGGVAVIKVGAATEVEMKAKRARVDDALHATRAAVEEGVVAGGGTALVRVATKLETLKGDNEEQNVGIRVALRAMEAPMRQIVTNAGEEASVIVNNVKAAKGNEGYNAVTANYGDMIKMGILDPTKVTRSALQFAASVAGLMITTEAMIADLPKSNTSDSNVTGGMGGGMNGMNGMM